ACGGTCGTTTCCTCAACTTCACCGGCGAGCAGATCGAGTGGTGAACCTTCCGCCGGAAACGGCACGCGATCGGACCGCCGTCTCGACCCCCGACAACACGCCGCCATGCCTCCTCCTTCGATTCTTGCCGGCCTGATCTTCGGCGTCTGTGGCCTGTTTGCGGCAGGCACCATCGAATTCCTCCTCCGCTCGTTCGCGGAGGATGCCGGCATCAACCGCTGGATCTTCGCCGCCGTGCCCGGCCTGTTCGCGATGCTCTACGCCATCCTGGTCTACCAGGATGCCAAGAAGAAGGTGCGCCGCATCATCGAATCGATATCCCGCGGCATCCTCATCGCGCTGCTGAGCTGGCTTTCGGTATCGGCGCTCATCACCTGGGCATGGTGTGCAGACGGGCAGGCCATGCGCTGCTTCAGCGAGACCCTGCTCGTATCCGGCATCGTCGGGGGCGGCCCG
This genomic window from Burkholderiales bacterium GJ-E10 contains:
- a CDS encoding RHS repeat-associated core domain protein — protein: MPPPSILAGLIFGVCGLFAAGTIEFLLRSFAEDAGINRWIFAAVPGLFAMLYAILVYQDAKKKVRRIIESISRGILIALLSWLSVSALITWAWCADGQAMRCFSETLLVSGIVGGGPMLVAAIFAGWVSGLLITQPDRKSPARQGVVNGGAEVPAAPAIGAERRLPTPPR